ATATAATCAGAGTAGACGAAATCGAAGTACAGTTGAGAAGAGTTACCTATAATAACAATTGTATGACCTTCTTACGAGATAATAAAAATGTGGTATCAAATAAATTATACAGTGAGGAGGTAAAAGTATAATATTGAAGGTACTAAAAGTTAGTTACAATGCATGTTTTAGAGTTTCTAAAGGCAGTATATAAAAGCCATTCAAAGAAGGAGGGGTTGAGTTGAAACTTAGCACTGAAGCAGCACCCCATTTTCGAACTACCAATACCACCCGAAAAATTATGATCGATGTTTTGATATCATTGATACCTGCTGTTATTGTTTCAACATGGATCTTTGGTTTTCGAGCCCTTTTCATTATGTTATTTTCTATGGTTTT
The sequence above is drawn from the Petrotoga miotherma DSM 10691 genome and encodes:
- a CDS encoding RnfABCDGE type electron transport complex subunit D is translated as MKLSTEAAPHFRTTNTTRKIMIDVLISLIPAVIVSTWIFGFRALFIMLFSMV